Part of the Gramella sp. Hel_I_59 genome, GCGCCTATATCTTGATTGCTCTGCTTTACGGCTTTGACTACATCGCCCATACTCACATTATATTGGCGCATTTTTTCTGGGTCGATATCCACTTGATATTCCTGAACATAACCACCTATGGAAGCCACTTCAGAAACACCACTTGCAGATGATAGCCCGTACTTTACATAGTAATCCTGTATGCTACGCAATTCCTGTAAATCCCAACCGCCAGTTACATTGCCATCTTTATCACGACCTTCCAACGTATACCAAAATATCTGTCCTAATCCTGTGGCATCTGGCCCTAATGATGGGTTAACACCATTAGGTAAAAGGTTTGCAGGAAGTGAGTTCAGCTTTTCAAGTATGCGACTGCGTGACCAGTAGAACTCAATGTCTTCTTCAAAAATGATGTAGATGCTGGAAAACCCAAACATTGAAGAACTACGGATGGTTTTCACCCCTGGAATACCGAGAAGGGAAGTGGTAAGCGGATATGTGATTTGGTCTTCTATATCCTGTGGCGAGCGGCCTTGCCATTTAGTAAAAACAATTTGCTGGTTCTCGCCAATGTCAGGTATGGCATCTACGGCAACTGGGTCTGTTGGCAAAAAGCCAGTTTCCCAATTAAAAGGCGCATTGACCACGCCCCAACCCACAAATAGGACGAGAAGTAGAACGGCAACAAGTTTGTTTTCTATGAGAAATTTAATGCTCTTATTCAGCATGGCATTTGATTATTAGAGTTTTGGAATTGCGTGTTGCAAATAATGGTAAACACGAGTTTTAGCCCACTACAGCGTAGCTGTTGGGCTTCATGCTAAAAATCTAACAAATCAAATTAAGAAAGTCTGGTGCAGCACTTGCACATCCCGTTTGACAAAGGGTCGCGGGTAATCTTCAAAAGGAACTTCTTTAGATTCGGTTCCTTCAAAAAGGTTTATATAAGAAAAGGTAAAAGCAGCGATGAACGTTTGCTGCTCGAATGAAAGCGTGTCAAAAGATATTTTAAGGTCGTCCTTGCCTTCCTTGACTATTTGCTGGTCAGTACAACAGGATTTTTCAGTCATTTTAGGATTCTCACAACTTTTTACGGGTTGCGCTTTTTCCATTCCACAACCTTCAGCCTTTGAGAATAAACTGAAATCGACCAAATTTTCCCCACAATAGTGCATATCCACGGTAAATGACATTGTAGAGAACATCACTACGAAAGCCATCGAAATGGATAATATTTTATGGGACACTTGCTTCATTGTTGCAAAATTACAAAATCTTAACAGTTTTTATTGGGATTAACACAAATTTAATTTGTTTGTTACGTTGAACTGATGTAGAAAATAATCATATTTTATTTAAAAATTAACCACGCTATCCAATGCATCATCAGCATCTTTATGGATGAAATTAGCTTGATAACGTATAGTAGTCGTTACGGAAGAATGACGATATAGTTTCTGTAACATTTGAATTGGGATTTTATCCCCGGATATATTTCCAAAACTATGCCTGGCTATGTGCATACTAATGTTTTTATTTATGCCGAGTTGTTTAGCAGCAATCTTCAGTCTTCTGTTCAAGTTTCTGGTTATAGATTGAGTTCGCTTTGTCACTTCTTCAGAATCGCTAAGGTTTACACTTTTTAACTGGGGAAATACAAGACCGCCATATGATGATTCTTCTTTATATAAATTGAAAATTTCTATAGCCTTATCTGGTACTTTAAGAGAAACTAATTTACTGTTTTTGTTCATTCGATAGTGTAAGCGTCCATCATTGAAATCTGACCACTTTAATTTTAATACATCACCAACTCTTATGCCTGCGAAGTAAAAGCTTACAAGCCAAATATGGATAGCTTTTTGTTGGGCTTCCGTTATTCCTTCTGCATTTTCTAACTTCTGAATCTCTTCTGCTGAGAATCCTATTTTTTGTGATTCGGGAATCCTAATTGTCATTTTTCCTTTACCAAATGGATATAAACCTCTATCGGTAATTGCTTCAGAAATAGCTAAATTAAAGACCGTTCTAATAAGTATAAGATAATTAACTACCGTTCTGGGCGAAAGGCTTTTTTGATGTAAGAGATAGGTTTCAAATTTTTTAAGAACAGTAACATTAAGTTTATTGAACGGAAGTGAATCCTTACCGAGAAATTCCTTGAATTTTTTAAGTCTGCCTAATTCAGTGTCATATTGATGGTGTTTGTTTCTATTCTCAAGATTTTGAAGATGCATTTCTGCTACAGCAAAAAAATCAAGACCTTTAGTAACTATAATTTTATTTTTTATTTCTGAAACCGTCTGATATTCAGGGTTCATTTCAGACTTTATGACCTTATCGTTTGCTTCTGCAACCTTAGTCGCAATAAAATTGTTCAGTATACTGGAATTAGGATGTGATTTCCTAATATTACGATTTTTTTCATCCCAATATTTTTCTTCGATGTATTGACCTGTGTTTAGATAAGAGCTTTTGCGGTCTTTTGTAATCCTAATTGCAATTGGAAGTAATCCAGATTTGTTTTTCTTCTTTCTTAATACTACTCGAACTGTTGCCATCACAAAATATTTTGATTATAAATATACTCATTTTAGGTACAACATAGGTACAACATTTATTGATTTTGTTTGATATTAAATGATATGAAATTTAAATATATATCCTATAAATCATCGATATACAAAGGTATTGTGCTAGTTTATTATATTAGTATCAAAAACTCATAACCCGAAGGTCACTGGTTCGAGTCCAGTTCCCGCTACTAAGCAAAAAGCCATTCATTCGAATGGCTTTTTTTATTTCTATATTCTTCCTTGTTTGAATCTCAAATTTCTTCAAATATCTGACTCAGAAATTGATCGTATTTTTTCAGTTCCCTGGGAACATCTGCGTTCTTTTCCATATCATGAAAATGCATTGAAGCCATAAATTCCAGACCAATAAATTTGTTCATTTTATGGAAGGCATAAAGTGGTCCTTCATCAACACTCTTCTGGTCGAAAAATTCTCCCTCAAGCTTAAAAGCGTCTTCTGGAGCGTTCCAGCTAGTTGTTAGAAGGTATTTCTTCCCTTGCAGACTTCCTCCGGTTCCATAATTAACAGAAGGATTCTTCCTGCTTCTTCCATCGCTTGTATATATTCCATTTTGATGCCCTGCAGTAAAAACCTTGTCTATAAACTCCTTAAATCCAAAGGGAACCTGAAACCACCAGATTGGAGTATGGTAAATAATTATGTCGGCCCATTTATACTTCTCAACTTCTTCTTCTAAATCGTATTATTTTCCAACTTCAGTTGTTCTAACATTAAAGCCTGGTTTATTGGTGAAATAATTTGTCGTATTCTGTAATAGTGTTTTATTAAAACGGCCGGGAGAATGCGCGAACGTATGACCACCGTTGATTACAAAAATATTCTTCATAACTTCTTACATTATTAGTTCGGGACAAATTTAAGAGTCGTCATACTATTATAAAAATAGCATGATTTATACCTTTGTATTAAAATAGTAATAGATGGTTAGTATGGAATGGTATCGCACCTTTGTAGCGATCTATGAGAGAAGCACCTTAACAAAGGCTGCCGAGGCCTTATTTACAAGTCAGCCAGGGGTAAGCGTTCATTTAAATGCGCTGGAATCCTATATAGGTCGTAAACTCTTTGAAAGGACATCGCGTAGAATGATCCCGACAGAAGAAGGTAAACAACTTTACAATTTTGTGCTGGATGCGGTTAAGAAACTGGAAAAAGCTGAACAGCATTTTAAGAAAACTTCCCAGGAAGAAATACCTTCCATTAATATTGGCATGTGTACTGAAACCTTTCAAACGATACTCGAACCTGAAATTTCAAGTTTGGATTTTAATCTGCTGGCAAAATTTGGAGATCATGAAGAACTAATTAAGGATCTAAATAATGGCATTCTGGATTTAGTCATAACGCCTAAGTTTGATACTAAAAACTCTCTTGCTACATATGAAGCATTTACGAAAGAGAATATCGTAATGGTGGCTGGAAAAGATTCGGAATTAAAAGAGATAAAATCTTTAATCGACAATGAAAGTTTTGGTGAGCTTGAGAAGACATTAAAAAAGCAAACCTGGTATAGCGCATATAATGAGATGGACCACTTTAGACGTTTCTGGTATGAAAACTTTAAAAAGAGGGTTGATTTTAAACCGAATTACATTTTGCCAAATATTGGTTCTATTATAAGATCTATAGAGAATAATAAAGGGTTTGCAATAGTGCCTGATTTTTTAGTAGATGATTCACTCAGGGATGCTAAGATTCAACTGGTGTGGTCTGGTAAAAAAGAAGTCAGTAATATTCTCTACTTCGCTACTCGCAGTGATCTAAAGCATAAAGAAGAAACTGCAGTTATTAAAAGTATTTTCAGAAGAAAAATGATAAAGTTGAAATAAAGTGATTACAAAAGTATTTCGAGCTACATGCATTAAATTTTATTTCTAGATGCAATGTCTATAATCTCAATCTAGCAGAACTTAGATAGTTCTTTGGGCTGGCATATTTAGTCAGGCTCCTCATATTATGTATACAGATTGTAATCGAGTCCATCATGTAAACTCTAAAAACAAAAAAACCGACCCAAGGGTCGGTTTTTGACTATTTTATAATACCTGATATTACATTGCAGTGTATCCAAATCTCTGTCCTGCAACAGATACTCCGACCATCGCACCAGCTTTAGGCATAGTTGCTACAGCTGTACCATCAGTAAACTTGATAGTTTTAGATTTTCCTTTTTCTAGAATTACCGCAGTGGCATTTCCAGATAATTCATAATCTCCTTCTTGAAACTTGTTAAGGTCTTCTTCATTTTCGAAGAAAATTACTTCTCGGTAAGCTTTTCCACCAACCTGCAGTCCTACATCAACTTGCTTCAAGTTAGCATATCCTACCATTGTTCCGTTTTCGTAAACAATTCCGTTTCCTGAAGCACCACCTATGATATAGGCTCCTTTTCCAACATTCGGGAAAATTGCGTATCCAGCGGAACTTGCAAATAACTCAGCCAAATTAGGTTCTGCTGCGGTCATCGCTGCTTTAGCTTCCGTAGCATCAGCTTTAAGATCGGTCATATCTCCGGTCTTTGTGGATCCACAACTTACTATTCCAACGAATAACATTAGTAATCCGGTCTTCTTTAAGTAAACATTTAAATTTTTCATGACTTATTTTTTTGGTGAGTCAAAACTAATTGAATCATATAACAAGTGCTGTTAAGCTCACGTTATTTGGGAATATCTTAAAGCAGAACCTAAATACGATGTTAAAATATATCCTGTTAATGTAGTTTCACTAGTCTCGAATAATATTTATAACCCATTAATATTTAGTGTACTACAAATATTTGGTATTGAATTGAGCTAATAATAAAAGCTATTGAGTTAAGCCATGCTCGGTAATCTAGATACTTTAGCTTTTGAATTTAGTTAAATGTTAGGGGCTCGACTTGTAGGGAATCGGCCCCTTTTTTTATGCTTAATTTTCAGCTTCGAAAATTTCTTCAATTGTTTTTTCAAATAGGTGGGAGAGTTTGAAGGCTAAAGGTAAACTTGGGTCGAACTTTCCTTTCTCTATAGCATTGATGGTTTGCCTGGATACATTCAACCTTTTCGCGAGTTTAGCCTGGGTCAAATCATGCTCGGCTCTTAAAATTTTGATTCTGTTTTTCATCGATACCTGAATTGTCCAATTACTACTCCTGCGAAATAGCTTAACCCAATCACAATTACCAGATGCGATATTTCAGCATCGAAATTAATAAGGTTTGTAACATCCATTGTCGAGTAACTAATTCCCAGGATGAGCGCTATCCCCAGTGCAAGGCCCATAGCTTCAAGGTGTATCTTTCTTTGTAACTCGTCCAGGATTTTCAAGTGCTTTATGTAGGCGATGATCATTCCAACTCCAATTAGTAGATTGATGATTAGTAAAATGGTCGTGATCGTATTATTGCCAGACCATAGATATAGATTTCCAAATACCACCACTGCCAGGGATGTAACCCAAAGTGTGGTCCATAATGCCAGAAGCTTTGTGCGCCCGGTAGTACAGTTTTCGTTTGTTGATGTAGTTTCCATGTTGTAAAGTTTATTTGACACAAATATACAAAAAGAATCTAATTAGAATGGTTTATTTTACAAAAAGTAAATAACACTTTACACTTTATTTATTTTTCCAGCATTTCTATGATGATAAGATTTTGCTAAACTCATCCTGTATCCATTCTGAAACCTAAGTTTTCTATATCTTCGAATCTCTCAAATCTTTCAAAATGATGACTGACACAAAGCGAAAAATTTCTGAAGCCGACTTTGATATTACCATTCCTATAAAGATTGGTTATCCTGCGCTAAATGATTTTCTAAAGCAGAAACTGGTTGGTGAGATCATCAGCAAAGAGAATGAGGAAGGCGAAAAGTCTAACTACGCCCAGATCCTGGACATTACTATGGAGAAAAGTGAAAATCCAGAGTACGATCTATGTCTGCCCGTTACGGTGCAAACGCTTACTAGTTTATTTAAGAATAAGCAGGTTAAATTTTTGTTCTACGCAAGTTTGCATCTAGATCGTGAACTACAAAAAATTGAACTTGCAAATTATGAGATCGATGGGCAGAATAACAACTGGCTTGTAAATCAGGCATTGGAAACTGTCGTGAACAAATGGTTGTACGCTAAGTTGAAGGAAAAAATGAATTTTAATTTCATGCCTCAACTGGAAGAGCAAATGAATTCTTTGAACAATAAACTGGAGAATAAAATAGAAGCAAAGGAGGGCATCAATCTTATTGGCTTCCTTGAAGATCTTGAAGTTGCTCAGTTTAAGGCAGATGAAAATGACCTTTGGATCTCTATGCGTTTAAAGGCAAATGGTGTGGTTGAAATAGATAAAATTAAACTTCCCTAATATGAAGCTAAATCAGTATATCGATCATACGCTATTAAAACCTGATGCCAGTCCTCAGGCAGTTATAAAACTTTGTCAGGAAGCGATAAATTATGAGTTCTATGCGGTTTGTGTTTCCGGATGCTATGCAAATTTAGCTGCAAAGCAAGTTAGACAATCTGATGTAAAGCTAGCCGTTACTATAGGCTTCCCATTGGGTTCATCAACTTCGGAAGCAAAAGTGCAAGAGGCCAGAATTGCGGTCGAACAAGGTGCAGATGAGATCGACATGGTTCTGAATATTGGTTTTCTTAAAGCTGGTTTGACTGAAGAAGTAGAAGAGGAAATAAGATCAATAAAGTCGGTAATTGGAGAAAAGATTCTCAAAGTCATTCTGGAAACCTGTTACCTAAGTAGTTCTGAAATTGCTACAGCCTGTAAGATTTCAGAAAAAGCCGGAGCAGACTTTGTAAAAACTTCTACAGGTTTTGGAACGGCCGGTGCAACTTTAGAACATATTAAACTTA contains:
- a CDS encoding LysR family transcriptional regulator, coding for MVSMEWYRTFVAIYERSTLTKAAEALFTSQPGVSVHLNALESYIGRKLFERTSRRMIPTEEGKQLYNFVLDAVKKLEKAEQHFKKTSQEEIPSINIGMCTETFQTILEPEISSLDFNLLAKFGDHEELIKDLNNGILDLVITPKFDTKNSLATYEAFTKENIVMVAGKDSELKEIKSLIDNESFGELEKTLKKQTWYSAYNEMDHFRRFWYENFKKRVDFKPNYILPNIGSIIRSIENNKGFAIVPDFLVDDSLRDAKIQLVWSGKKEVSNILYFATRSDLKHKEETAVIKSIFRRKMIKLK
- a CDS encoding site-specific integrase produces the protein MATVRVVLRKKKNKSGLLPIAIRITKDRKSSYLNTGQYIEEKYWDEKNRNIRKSHPNSSILNNFIATKVAEANDKVIKSEMNPEYQTVSEIKNKIIVTKGLDFFAVAEMHLQNLENRNKHHQYDTELGRLKKFKEFLGKDSLPFNKLNVTVLKKFETYLLHQKSLSPRTVVNYLILIRTVFNLAISEAITDRGLYPFGKGKMTIRIPESQKIGFSAEEIQKLENAEGITEAQQKAIHIWLVSFYFAGIRVGDVLKLKWSDFNDGRLHYRMNKNSKLVSLKVPDKAIEIFNLYKEESSYGGLVFPQLKSVNLSDSEEVTKRTQSITRNLNRRLKIAAKQLGINKNISMHIARHSFGNISGDKIPIQMLQKLYRHSSVTTTIRYQANFIHKDADDALDSVVNF
- the deoC gene encoding deoxyribose-phosphate aldolase, which translates into the protein MKLNQYIDHTLLKPDASPQAVIKLCQEAINYEFYAVCVSGCYANLAAKQVRQSDVKLAVTIGFPLGSSTSEAKVQEARIAVEQGADEIDMVLNIGFLKAGLTEEVEEEIRSIKSVIGEKILKVILETCYLSSSEIATACKISEKAGADFVKTSTGFGTAGATLEHIKLMKQSIGDHMKIKASGGIRDKETAVEYIIAGADRIGTSSGIQIVSG
- a CDS encoding DUF4403 family protein; translated protein: MMTDTKRKISEADFDITIPIKIGYPALNDFLKQKLVGEIISKENEEGEKSNYAQILDITMEKSENPEYDLCLPVTVQTLTSLFKNKQVKFLFYASLHLDRELQKIELANYEIDGQNNNWLVNQALETVVNKWLYAKLKEKMNFNFMPQLEEQMNSLNNKLENKIEAKEGINLIGFLEDLEVAQFKADENDLWISMRLKANGVVEIDKIKLP
- a CDS encoding helix-turn-helix transcriptional regulator, which encodes MKNRIKILRAEHDLTQAKLAKRLNVSRQTINAIEKGKFDPSLPLAFKLSHLFEKTIEEIFEAEN
- a CDS encoding lipid-binding SYLF domain-containing protein, giving the protein MKNLNVYLKKTGLLMLFVGIVSCGSTKTGDMTDLKADATEAKAAMTAAEPNLAELFASSAGYAIFPNVGKGAYIIGGASGNGIVYENGTMVGYANLKQVDVGLQVGGKAYREVIFFENEEDLNKFQEGDYELSGNATAVILEKGKSKTIKFTDGTAVATMPKAGAMVGVSVAGQRFGYTAM
- a CDS encoding NAD(P)H-dependent oxidoreductase, which encodes MIIYHTPIWWFQVPFGFKEFIDKVFTAGHQNGIYTSDGRSRKNPSVNYGTGGSLQGKKYLLTTSWNAPEDAFKLEGEFFDQKSVDEGPLYAFHKMNKFIGLEFMASMHFHDMEKNADVPRELKKYDQFLSQIFEEI